In one window of Posidoniimonas corsicana DNA:
- a CDS encoding cation diffusion facilitator family transporter — MSHEHAHQHAVRSSFNLGMAFGLNVLFTLLEIAGGLYTNSVAILSDALHDAGDCLSLGLAWRLQKLSGKQADAKFTYGYQRFSNLGALITGLVLIVGLGFVAVSAVSRLRNPAEVNAHGMVVFAVVGVLMNGFAAWKLHGGHSMNERVATWHLLEDTLGWIAVLVGGIVMSVWDLPIIDPLLAILISLFVLYNVFRNLKQVVLVFLQIAPAELEADALQSKLLALPGVVAAHHTHAWTLDGESHVVTTHVVLNAASTRADILRVKQGVHDLLAEHDVAHVAIDVELEGEACPCGD; from the coding sequence TTGTCCCACGAGCATGCCCACCAGCACGCCGTCCGGTCGTCGTTCAACCTGGGCATGGCGTTCGGGCTGAACGTGCTGTTCACGCTGCTCGAGATCGCCGGCGGGCTGTACACCAACAGCGTCGCGATCCTGTCGGACGCGCTGCACGACGCCGGCGACTGCCTGTCGCTGGGCCTCGCGTGGCGGCTGCAGAAGCTGTCCGGCAAGCAGGCCGACGCCAAGTTCACGTACGGGTACCAGCGGTTCTCCAACCTCGGCGCGCTCATTACCGGCCTGGTGCTGATCGTGGGGCTCGGCTTTGTCGCGGTCAGCGCCGTCAGCCGCCTGCGGAACCCCGCCGAGGTCAACGCGCACGGCATGGTGGTGTTCGCCGTAGTGGGCGTGCTGATGAACGGGTTCGCCGCGTGGAAGCTGCACGGCGGCCACTCGATGAACGAACGGGTCGCCACCTGGCACCTGCTGGAGGACACGCTCGGCTGGATCGCGGTGCTGGTGGGCGGCATCGTGATGTCCGTCTGGGACCTGCCCATCATCGACCCGCTGCTGGCCATCCTGATCTCGCTATTCGTGCTGTACAACGTCTTCCGCAACCTCAAGCAGGTGGTGCTGGTGTTCCTGCAGATCGCCCCGGCCGAGCTCGAAGCCGACGCGCTACAGAGCAAGCTGCTAGCCCTGCCCGGCGTGGTGGCGGCGCACCACACCCACGCCTGGACGCTCGACGGCGAGAGCCACGTCGTGACCACGCACGTGGTGCTCAACGCAGCCAGCACCCGCGCGGACATCCTCCGCGTGAAGCAGGGAGTGCACGACCTGCTCGCCGAGCACGACGTCGCCCACGTGGCGATCGACGTCGAGCTCGAGGGCGAAGCCTGCCCGTGCGGCGACTAG
- a CDS encoding S41 family peptidase, translating into MSRRNLTLLLCAVVACFACHLRGGVSPESRYVAQAYSNISNWALEPPPRQALVDGAMRGMVGVLNQQGDVHSQYIGPTRAQPFMDEMRQEFGGIGVRIRLTGDPPRLLLVGMPEPDSPAALAGVQPNDHVLAIDSEPTAGMSMAQIIRRMRGPTGEPIVLRVLHDGETEPVDLHIVRDRINVASVIGDRRLSDGSWRYRLDDDPRIAYLRLINFGSKTVSELTATLDGLQTLGMEALVLDVRENPGGALDAAIGVSDLFLPAGAPIVETRRREGLVEDSYEATGSGSQQGLPVVVLVNENSASASEIVAACLQDDGRAQVGGQRSFGKGTVQRLFPTESGKSYLKLTTSSYWRPSGANIHRLSDAKESDSWGVSPDPELAVKLTEDQHREWLRWRERRDLTVFDVETGEVLSTPQIVYAPEDPEAEPPEVDPLYEDEALLRAVQHLQNQLDAGA; encoded by the coding sequence ATGTCCCGCCGCAACCTCACGCTGCTGCTGTGCGCTGTCGTCGCCTGCTTCGCCTGCCACCTGCGGGGCGGGGTCAGCCCCGAGTCGCGGTACGTGGCGCAGGCGTACAGCAACATCAGCAACTGGGCGCTCGAGCCGCCGCCGCGGCAGGCGTTGGTCGACGGCGCGATGCGCGGCATGGTGGGCGTGCTCAACCAGCAGGGCGACGTCCACTCGCAGTACATCGGCCCGACCCGCGCGCAGCCGTTCATGGACGAGATGCGACAGGAGTTCGGCGGCATCGGCGTGCGGATCCGCCTCACCGGCGACCCGCCCCGGCTGCTGCTGGTCGGCATGCCCGAGCCCGACTCGCCCGCCGCGCTGGCCGGCGTGCAGCCCAACGACCACGTGCTGGCGATCGACTCTGAGCCCACCGCCGGCATGTCGATGGCCCAGATCATCCGCCGGATGCGCGGCCCCACCGGCGAGCCGATCGTGCTCCGCGTGCTGCACGACGGTGAGACCGAGCCCGTCGACCTGCACATCGTGCGCGACCGCATCAACGTCGCGTCCGTGATTGGCGACCGCCGCTTGTCGGACGGGTCTTGGCGTTACCGCCTGGACGACGACCCCCGCATCGCGTACCTGCGGCTGATCAACTTCGGCTCCAAGACCGTTTCGGAACTGACCGCCACGCTCGACGGGCTCCAGACGCTCGGCATGGAGGCCCTCGTGCTGGACGTGCGCGAGAACCCGGGCGGCGCGCTCGACGCGGCGATCGGCGTCAGTGACCTGTTCCTGCCCGCCGGCGCCCCGATCGTCGAGACCCGCCGCCGCGAGGGCCTGGTGGAGGACTCGTACGAGGCGACCGGCAGCGGATCGCAGCAGGGGCTGCCCGTGGTGGTGCTGGTCAACGAGAACTCCGCCAGCGCCAGCGAGATCGTGGCGGCCTGCCTGCAGGACGACGGCCGCGCCCAAGTCGGGGGGCAGCGGTCGTTCGGCAAGGGCACCGTGCAGCGGCTCTTCCCGACCGAGTCGGGCAAGAGCTACTTGAAGCTCACCACCAGCAGCTACTGGCGTCCCAGCGGCGCCAACATCCACCGCCTGTCCGACGCCAAGGAGTCCGACAGCTGGGGCGTGAGCCCCGACCCGGAACTGGCCGTCAAACTGACCGAGGACCAACACCGCGAGTGGCTCCGCTGGCGCGAGCGACGCGACCTCACCGTGTTCGATGTGGAAACCGGCGAGGTGCTGTCGACCCCGCAGATCGTGTACGCCCCGGAAGACCCCGAGGCCGAGCCGCCGGAGGTCGACCCACTCTATGAGGACGAGGCGCTCCTCCGAGCCGTCCAGCACCTGCAGAACCAGCTCGACGCGGGGGCCTAG
- a CDS encoding efflux RND transporter permease subunit: MPQESFLARRTLGVSNWLVIAVVTCFVLGFIPRGVKQSILTNNNNAADWLPASYPESKDLIWFRDHFISAQFVLVSWDGCTLGDNDKLRLLATKLRAARAKGQPQFSKVITGPEMVETLTQEPARLPQHAAVKRLEGALIGPAKTGPDGEPLPDEQRTTCLIAYLSPYSQDGNRNMRAAVLEVQRIAAEECGIKPEQLHLGGPPVDNITIDIEGEKTLQRLAILSGVVGLTLAYWFFRSVSTTLAVFIVAGLSAGASLAGVYYYSVVWERWLMGMDRAHIGTVDAILLSMPAVVYVLGLAGAIHLVNYYRDERDEHGVRGAVERAVRIGWGPCALAAFTTAVGLGSLAGSDIIPIMKFGGFTALGVLVTVGILFTVLPVFLHVAPPKLRGDDHPDATGHSGVLPAWAHRYVAFVTTRHGLVTTGCLLMMAGLALGLPQIKTSVQLLKLLDEDVDLIHDYAWLEEHLGNLVPMEVVVALTPEQLRTADEKTVSDSGEYRMSMYERMHMAQRLERRVEQLGEVSRALSAASFGPEESQGGGIFNSRAVSTTSRILDENRDQLREYMRTEISPDGEEPRELWRVSARVAALKDIDYGQFVDDLRGAVEPVLTTYRLRNRIVKQLHDSGKGLRRAKVFLAYSGGDQQSIAPDSPAGMLRDVLDETGPGVSRNGIILGGVNLDQLAKLDEPTRTANLQALAAQDVVVAPTAAAAAKLAELAPALAVIAPDPPLEPGQPHPSPAFDKHASLQAVYSGIVPLVYKTQRELLRSLRESIGWATLLIAGVMMALFRNVAGGLVSMIPNVFPIVIVFGAIGWLGIKVDIGIMMTASVALGVAVDDTIHFLTWFRRGIRDGLDRQTATRVAFERCGVAMTQTTLIAGLGLSVFATSTFTPTQQFGTLMITILTAALVGDLVMLPALLCGPLGWFFAPKAAAVPPPGGPAELAGVPSQQPSAAYEPEPVPTAVDPAPAGDNAPHSAEPVDPPARNPDESQLSPANAALRSKLQNLRRRVPPN, encoded by the coding sequence ATGCCGCAAGAATCGTTTCTCGCCCGCCGCACCCTCGGAGTATCCAACTGGCTCGTCATCGCCGTTGTGACCTGCTTCGTGCTGGGCTTTATCCCGCGCGGCGTGAAGCAGTCGATCCTGACCAACAACAACAACGCGGCCGACTGGCTGCCTGCTAGCTACCCCGAGTCGAAGGACCTCATCTGGTTCCGCGACCACTTCATCAGCGCCCAGTTTGTGCTGGTGAGCTGGGACGGCTGCACCCTCGGCGACAACGACAAGCTACGGCTGCTGGCCACCAAGCTGCGCGCCGCCCGCGCGAAGGGGCAGCCGCAGTTCTCCAAGGTGATCACCGGCCCCGAGATGGTCGAGACGCTCACCCAGGAGCCCGCCCGCCTGCCGCAGCACGCGGCGGTCAAGCGGCTGGAGGGCGCGCTGATCGGCCCGGCCAAGACCGGCCCCGACGGCGAGCCCCTTCCGGACGAGCAGCGGACCACCTGCCTGATCGCCTACCTGTCGCCCTACTCACAGGACGGCAACCGCAACATGCGGGCCGCGGTCCTCGAGGTCCAGCGGATCGCCGCCGAGGAGTGCGGCATCAAGCCCGAGCAGCTTCACCTCGGCGGCCCGCCGGTCGACAACATCACGATCGACATCGAGGGCGAGAAGACGCTGCAGCGGCTCGCCATCCTCTCCGGCGTGGTGGGCCTGACCCTGGCCTACTGGTTCTTCCGCAGCGTCTCGACCACGCTGGCGGTGTTCATCGTCGCCGGCCTCAGCGCGGGCGCCAGCCTGGCGGGCGTCTACTACTACAGCGTGGTGTGGGAGCGTTGGCTGATGGGCATGGACCGGGCCCATATCGGCACCGTGGACGCCATCCTGCTCTCGATGCCCGCGGTGGTGTACGTGCTGGGACTGGCGGGCGCGATCCACCTGGTCAACTACTACCGCGACGAGCGCGATGAGCACGGCGTCCGTGGCGCCGTCGAGCGTGCGGTCCGCATCGGCTGGGGCCCCTGTGCGCTGGCGGCGTTCACCACCGCGGTCGGACTCGGCTCGCTCGCCGGCAGCGACATCATCCCGATCATGAAGTTCGGCGGGTTCACCGCGCTCGGCGTGCTGGTGACGGTCGGCATCCTGTTTACCGTGCTGCCGGTGTTCCTCCACGTGGCGCCGCCCAAACTCCGCGGCGACGACCACCCCGACGCCACCGGCCACAGCGGCGTCCTGCCGGCGTGGGCGCACCGCTATGTCGCCTTTGTCACAACCCGACACGGGCTGGTCACCACCGGCTGCCTGTTGATGATGGCCGGCCTGGCGCTCGGCCTGCCCCAGATCAAGACGTCCGTCCAGCTGCTCAAGCTGCTTGATGAGGACGTCGACCTTATCCACGACTACGCTTGGCTCGAGGAGCACCTCGGCAACCTCGTGCCGATGGAAGTCGTCGTTGCGCTGACGCCCGAGCAGCTCCGCACCGCTGATGAGAAGACCGTGAGCGACTCGGGCGAGTACCGCATGTCGATGTACGAGCGGATGCACATGGCCCAGCGGCTGGAACGCCGCGTCGAGCAGCTCGGCGAGGTGAGCCGCGCTCTCTCCGCGGCCTCCTTCGGTCCGGAAGAGTCGCAGGGCGGCGGCATCTTCAACAGCCGCGCCGTGTCCACTACTAGCCGGATCCTCGACGAGAACCGCGATCAGCTCCGCGAGTACATGCGGACCGAGATCTCGCCCGACGGCGAAGAGCCCCGCGAGCTGTGGCGGGTCAGCGCGCGGGTCGCGGCGCTTAAGGACATCGACTACGGCCAGTTTGTCGACGACCTCCGCGGCGCCGTCGAGCCGGTGCTGACCACCTACCGCCTCCGCAACCGTATCGTCAAGCAGCTGCATGACAGCGGCAAGGGGCTGCGACGGGCGAAGGTCTTCCTGGCGTACTCCGGGGGCGACCAGCAGTCGATCGCCCCCGACTCGCCGGCCGGCATGCTGCGGGACGTGCTCGACGAGACCGGCCCCGGAGTCAGCCGCAACGGCATCATCCTGGGCGGCGTCAACCTCGATCAGCTCGCGAAGCTGGACGAGCCAACCCGCACCGCTAACCTGCAGGCGCTCGCCGCGCAGGACGTGGTCGTCGCCCCAACCGCCGCCGCCGCGGCGAAGCTCGCCGAGCTCGCGCCCGCATTGGCGGTCATCGCCCCCGATCCTCCCCTTGAGCCGGGCCAGCCCCACCCCAGCCCGGCGTTCGACAAGCACGCGTCGCTGCAGGCGGTGTACTCCGGCATCGTCCCGCTGGTGTACAAGACCCAGCGCGAGCTGCTCCGCAGCCTGCGTGAGAGCATCGGCTGGGCGACCCTGCTGATCGCCGGCGTGATGATGGCCCTGTTCCGCAACGTCGCCGGCGGGTTGGTGTCGATGATTCCCAACGTGTTCCCGATCGTGATCGTGTTCGGCGCGATCGGCTGGCTGGGGATCAAGGTGGACATCGGCATCATGATGACCGCCAGCGTGGCGTTGGGGGTCGCTGTAGACGACACCATCCACTTCCTCACCTGGTTCCGCCGTGGCATCCGCGACGGCCTCGACCGCCAGACCGCCACCCGCGTCGCCTTCGAGCGCTGCGGCGTGGCGATGACGCAGACCACCCTGATCGCCGGGCTCGGCCTGTCGGTCTTTGCGACCAGCACCTTCACGCCGACGCAGCAGTTCGGCACGCTGATGATCACCATCCTGACCGCCGCGCTGGTGGGCGACCTGGTCATGCTGCCGGCGCTGCTGTGCGGGCCGCTGGGGTGGTTCTTCGCGCCCAAGGCGGCGGCCGTGCCGCCGCCCGGCGGGCCGGCAGAGCTGGCTGGCGTACCCTCGCAACAGCCCTCGGCGGCCTACGAGCCGGAGCCGGTCCCCACGGCCGTGGACCCGGCGCCCGCGGGCGACAACGCGCCGCACTCAGCGGAGCCCGTTGACCCTCCGGCGCGCAATCCCGACGAATCGCAGCTCTCACCGGCCAACGCCGCGCTCCGCAGCAAGCTGCAGAACCTGCGGCGGCGGGTGCCCCCCAACTAG
- a CDS encoding transaldolase family protein, which produces MTTPIKSLIQSGTKLWLDSVDPQLVKENRQLGATGATSNPIIISSLIKTGAFDEQLGKLLADADADDEVAAWRLTDQIVRDAQAEFLPVWQQTRGNDGWVSFELDPLLEATDCPLSTEERTARYIKLGKQWSAGCQNRMIKIPATPAGLAAIEELAAAGVTLNVTLIFSERQYEEARDAAWRGAQRLGSLDAFKSVYSIFVSRIDVYTEQHAAGLSPAAQGEVGIVNAKRLWQKNQEFWADKPTKLDQEIIFASTGTKKPEDPPWKYVDALAGSDIQTNPPATNEAVQNSDQTFTRKVDQLPPDEVLAEIDREVDFEHLERTLMEEGLKKFADPQKALLELVESRRAAIVAG; this is translated from the coding sequence ATGACCACCCCCATCAAATCTCTGATCCAGTCCGGCACCAAGCTTTGGCTCGACTCGGTCGACCCGCAACTGGTGAAGGAGAACCGTCAGCTGGGGGCGACCGGGGCCACGAGCAACCCGATCATCATCTCCTCCCTCATCAAGACCGGCGCCTTCGACGAGCAGCTCGGCAAGCTGCTGGCCGACGCCGACGCGGACGACGAGGTCGCCGCCTGGCGGCTCACCGACCAGATCGTCCGGGACGCCCAGGCCGAGTTCCTCCCCGTCTGGCAGCAGACCCGCGGCAACGACGGCTGGGTCAGCTTCGAGCTCGACCCGCTGCTCGAGGCGACCGACTGCCCGCTCTCCACCGAAGAGCGTACGGCCCGCTACATCAAGCTCGGCAAGCAATGGTCCGCCGGCTGCCAGAACCGCATGATCAAGATCCCCGCCACGCCCGCCGGGCTGGCGGCCATCGAGGAGCTGGCCGCGGCCGGCGTGACGCTCAACGTGACGCTGATCTTCAGCGAGCGCCAGTACGAGGAGGCGCGGGACGCCGCCTGGCGGGGCGCGCAGCGGCTGGGCTCGCTCGACGCGTTCAAGAGCGTGTACAGCATCTTTGTTTCGCGGATCGATGTTTATACCGAGCAGCACGCCGCCGGACTCTCGCCGGCCGCGCAGGGCGAGGTCGGCATCGTCAACGCCAAGCGGCTGTGGCAGAAGAACCAGGAGTTCTGGGCCGACAAGCCGACCAAGCTCGACCAGGAGATCATCTTCGCCAGCACCGGCACGAAGAAGCCGGAGGACCCGCCCTGGAAGTACGTCGACGCGCTCGCCGGCAGCGACATCCAGACCAACCCGCCGGCCACCAACGAGGCCGTGCAGAACAGCGACCAGACCTTCACCCGCAAGGTAGACCAGCTCCCGCCCGACGAGGTGCTGGCCGAGATCGACCGCGAGGTCGACTTCGAGCACCTGGAGCGGACGCTCATGGAGGAAGGCCTCAAAAAGTTCGCCGACCCCCAGAAGGCGTTGTTGGAATTGGTCGAGTCGCGGCGGGCGGCCATCGTCGCCGGCTAG
- a CDS encoding thiol-disulfide oxidoreductase DCC family protein codes for MSELQAPPAPPAADAKPEASTLPSPADRPESEVVIYDGHCNFCRAQVERLQWWDCQDKLSYISLHDPEVARRWPDLPKERLLEEMCLIDRQGRRHWGPEAFRYLTYRLRRLWWLMPVMYLPGMMLIARPVYRWISRHRYLIAGKTECDSGSCSLHR; via the coding sequence ATGAGCGAGCTCCAGGCGCCCCCTGCCCCACCCGCCGCGGACGCGAAACCGGAAGCCAGCACGCTCCCGTCGCCTGCCGACCGCCCCGAGTCGGAGGTGGTGATCTACGACGGGCACTGCAACTTCTGCCGCGCCCAGGTTGAGCGGCTGCAGTGGTGGGACTGCCAGGACAAGCTTTCGTACATTTCGCTGCACGACCCCGAGGTCGCCCGCCGCTGGCCCGACCTGCCGAAGGAGCGGCTGCTGGAAGAGATGTGCCTGATCGACCGCCAGGGCCGCCGACACTGGGGCCCCGAGGCGTTCCGCTACCTCACCTACCGGCTCCGCCGCCTGTGGTGGCTGATGCCGGTGATGTACCTGCCGGGCATGATGCTCATTGCACGGCCCGTCTACCGCTGGATCTCCCGCCACCGCTACCTGATCGCGGGCAAAACGGAGTGCGACTCTGGCAGCTGCTCGCTGCACCGCTAG
- a CDS encoding endonuclease/exonuclease/phosphatase family protein, giving the protein MRALTACFVFALFAACSLHAAADEPTLKAMTFNIRYGSANDGEHSWPNRREAVVETIRRADADIVGVQEALAFQLDYLGEQLPQYESVGVGRDDGRRKGEHSAILLRRSRFDVIDSGTRWLSDQPARPGSITWRGKLPRVYTWAELQDKDSGQRVHVINTHWDHQSQESREKSAAAIAAHLAERDQPHAPAVVMGDLNADPKNAALRRLASDQTGLRDAWRLANASGPRPATFHGFRGSADGPFIDWVLVSPEWRVKSARVVADKINGQVPSDHYPVVVELGLAE; this is encoded by the coding sequence ATGCGCGCCCTAACCGCCTGCTTCGTGTTTGCCCTGTTCGCCGCCTGCTCCCTGCACGCGGCGGCGGATGAGCCCACCTTGAAGGCGATGACCTTCAACATCCGTTACGGCTCCGCAAACGATGGCGAGCACTCCTGGCCCAACCGCCGCGAGGCCGTGGTCGAGACGATCCGCCGCGCCGACGCCGACATCGTGGGCGTGCAAGAAGCGCTCGCTTTCCAGCTCGACTACCTTGGCGAGCAGCTCCCCCAGTACGAGTCGGTCGGCGTGGGGCGTGACGACGGGCGACGCAAGGGCGAGCACTCGGCCATCCTGCTGCGGCGTTCGCGCTTCGACGTGATCGATTCGGGAACGCGCTGGCTGAGCGACCAGCCCGCGCGGCCCGGTTCGATCACGTGGCGAGGCAAGCTGCCGCGCGTTTACACCTGGGCCGAGCTGCAGGACAAGGATTCCGGCCAGCGGGTGCACGTTATTAACACGCACTGGGACCATCAGTCGCAAGAGTCGCGGGAGAAGAGCGCCGCCGCGATCGCCGCGCACCTCGCCGAGCGCGACCAGCCGCACGCCCCGGCGGTGGTGATGGGCGACCTCAATGCCGACCCGAAGAACGCGGCGCTGCGGCGGCTTGCCTCCGACCAGACCGGGCTGCGTGACGCATGGCGGTTGGCGAACGCCAGCGGCCCCCGCCCGGCCACCTTCCACGGCTTCCGCGGCAGCGCGGATGGTCCGTTCATCGACTGGGTGCTCGTCAGCCCCGAGTGGCGCGTCAAATCGGCCCGCGTGGTGGCCGACAAGATCAACGGCCAGGTCCCGTCGGACCACTACCCGGTGGTCGTCGAGCTGGGGCTCGCGGAGTAG
- a CDS encoding PEP-CTERM sorting domain-containing protein → MSICLRVVCAVVVCGCLAIRDAVAATTIVNSGGFEGYSLTDLAGQSSNAGPWLQAHTLSEGDLSTAVVQDSVFHPFPDGGSKAVRVDRKAQDDAYWAVLNESDPLTDGDLIIIEWDMKVEPSGVIDAFGPFFGVQAIDASPSPLLLGSVGVDSATGEILYQEADTGILTPIDSALGISVNNQWRQFRMAIDYTNRAYQVVYNGRLILTEPIVDEGALGFTDADITAIAAGGDSVSQNAEGTAYFDNFVVVNLARVPGDYDIDGDVDANDYAVWLDEFGKSTISGTGADGNGDGVVDAADYTVWRDNYLPAPSAGPSAAPEPTALALLGIGVAYACRRRFR, encoded by the coding sequence GTGTCGATTTGCCTAAGAGTAGTATGCGCCGTCGTCGTCTGCGGCTGCCTCGCCATCCGTGACGCGGTCGCCGCCACGACGATCGTCAACTCGGGAGGGTTCGAGGGCTACTCGCTCACAGACCTGGCCGGCCAGTCCAGCAACGCCGGCCCGTGGCTCCAGGCCCACACGCTCAGCGAGGGCGACCTCTCGACCGCGGTGGTTCAGGACTCGGTCTTCCACCCGTTCCCCGATGGCGGTTCCAAGGCGGTGCGGGTCGATCGCAAGGCGCAGGACGACGCGTACTGGGCTGTGCTGAACGAGTCCGATCCGCTCACCGACGGCGACCTGATCATCATCGAGTGGGACATGAAGGTGGAGCCGTCCGGCGTAATTGACGCGTTCGGCCCGTTCTTCGGGGTCCAGGCGATCGACGCGTCGCCATCGCCGCTGCTGCTCGGTTCTGTGGGCGTGGACTCCGCCACTGGAGAGATCCTCTACCAGGAGGCCGACACCGGAATCCTGACGCCCATCGACTCGGCGCTCGGCATCTCGGTCAACAACCAGTGGCGCCAGTTCCGTATGGCGATCGACTACACGAACCGGGCCTACCAGGTCGTCTACAACGGTCGGTTGATCCTCACCGAGCCCATTGTCGATGAGGGCGCCCTGGGATTCACCGACGCCGACATCACCGCCATCGCCGCCGGCGGCGACAGCGTCTCGCAGAACGCCGAAGGCACGGCGTACTTCGACAACTTTGTGGTCGTGAACCTGGCCCGCGTGCCGGGCGACTACGACATCGACGGCGACGTCGACGCCAACGACTACGCCGTGTGGCTCGACGAGTTTGGGAAGTCGACCATCTCGGGAACGGGGGCCGACGGCAACGGCGACGGCGTCGTCGACGCCGCCGACTACACCGTGTGGCGCGACAACTACCTCCCGGCACCGTCGGCTGGACCTTCCGCCGCGCCGGAGCCCACGGCGCTGGCCCTGCTGGGCATCGGCGTGGCGTACGCCTGCCGGCGGCGGTTCCGCTAG
- a CDS encoding PEP-CTERM sorting domain-containing protein, which produces MSRGFNWFTPVAVVVALSVGSLQAATFSIVDGEGFESPDYSTTFNGTGQLDGQFASIAGGFGSDQWAKSGGAGSSATVQSAVFADGGQAVRVDKGDGPDAFWGIQQSGYPDPGFPYVCIEWDMLVEFADAPTGGAQTPFGPYFGVAAYDNETTQKRIGYLGVDSQTGDVLYSEAGSGFFTPTGTVVSFDEWHSYQLILDYNSMTYRATVDGSLVLTGAEFDEGFVDGVTSLFTDANISAISADNTDYYMGLTGTAYFDNFNVFETTNAKPVPEPAAALLLVAGAGLVAARRRN; this is translated from the coding sequence ATGTCTCGGGGATTCAACTGGTTCACTCCGGTGGCCGTCGTGGTCGCGCTTAGCGTTGGTTCGCTTCAGGCAGCGACATTCTCGATCGTCGACGGAGAGGGGTTTGAGTCCCCGGACTATTCGACGACCTTCAACGGCACCGGTCAGCTCGACGGCCAGTTTGCCTCGATCGCGGGCGGTTTTGGCTCCGATCAGTGGGCCAAGAGCGGCGGAGCCGGGAGCTCGGCCACCGTCCAGTCGGCCGTGTTCGCCGACGGCGGCCAGGCGGTGCGGGTGGACAAGGGCGACGGCCCGGACGCGTTCTGGGGGATCCAGCAGTCGGGCTACCCCGACCCGGGTTTCCCGTACGTGTGCATCGAGTGGGACATGCTGGTTGAGTTCGCGGACGCCCCCACCGGCGGCGCCCAGACGCCGTTCGGCCCGTACTTCGGCGTGGCGGCCTACGACAACGAGACGACGCAGAAGCGCATCGGCTACCTGGGCGTGGACTCCCAGACCGGCGACGTGCTGTACAGCGAAGCCGGCAGCGGTTTCTTTACCCCGACGGGAACCGTGGTCAGCTTCGACGAGTGGCACAGCTATCAGTTGATCCTCGACTACAACTCGATGACCTACCGGGCCACCGTGGACGGTTCGCTGGTGCTGACCGGCGCCGAGTTCGACGAGGGCTTTGTAGACGGAGTGACCTCGCTGTTCACCGACGCGAACATCTCGGCGATTTCCGCTGACAACACGGACTACTACATGGGCCTGACCGGCACGGCCTACTTCGACAATTTCAACGTTTTCGAGACCACCAACGCGAAGCCGGTGCCCGAGCCGGCCGCGGCCCTGCTGCTGGTAGCCGGCGCCGGACTTGTGGCGGCCCGGCGGCGGAACTAG